CGCCGGCACTCAATACTCGACAGTGGTGATGTCGAGAGGAACGGTCGTCGCGCTGTAGCCGTCACAACGATCCCGCAGGCCGATCGATACCGGCTGATCCCAGAAAAACGAAGGAAATACTTTCAAGGCCAGGGGCTCTCCGGATTCCGCGCTGGAACAGGCTGTCTCCTCGGTAAATTCGTAGTGTCCCCCCGAAAGCAAGACAGATTTAGGCGGCTTTTAGGGTGAGGTAAGCCGCTTCGACCTCGTTCGGCGTCCGGTAACCGAGCGCCGAGTGGATTCGTTTTTCATTGTACCAGCGGACATATTGGTCGATGG
The nucleotide sequence above comes from Myxococcales bacterium. Encoded proteins:
- a CDS encoding transposase; the encoded protein is IDQYVRWYNEKRIHSALGYRTPNEVEAAYLTLKAA